From Cannabis sativa cultivar Pink pepper isolate KNU-18-1 chromosome 8, ASM2916894v1, whole genome shotgun sequence, a single genomic window includes:
- the LOC115701504 gene encoding bifunctional riboflavin kinase/FMN phosphatase: MSAVNPLKKLAKCVLLDLDGTLLNTDGIVSEVLRIFLVKYGKQWDGREAKKIVGKTPFESAVAIVEDYELPCSATELISDITPMFSNHWCNIKALPGADRLIKHLRSHEVPLALASNSPRESIETKISFHHGWKESFSVIIGGDEVSAGKPSPEMYLEAAKRLNAEPSGCLVIEDSLPGVTAGKAAGMEVVVVPSLPKQSNSFTAADEVINSLLDFRPEKWGLPPFQDWVEDTLPLTPWHIGGPVIKGFGRGSKVLGIPTANLSTDGCAALVSEHPAGVYFGWAGLSDRRMVYKMVMSIGWNPYFNNTEKTIEPWLLHDFDEDFYGEDLRLVIVGYIRPEANFSTLDSLIAKIHEDRKIAERALDLPLYSKFKDDPYLISSEA, encoded by the exons ATGTCGGCTGTCAACCCTTTAAAGAAACTAGCAAAATGTGTTCTCCTTGATTTGGATGGTACACTTCTAAATACAG ACGGCATTGTGAGTGAGGTTTTGAGAATTTTTCTGGTTAAGTATGGAAAGCAATGGGATGGTAGGGAGGCTAAGAAAATAGTTGGAAAGACACCTTTTGAATCTGCTGTTGCCATTGTTGAAGATTATGAGCTTCCTTGTTCAGCAACTGAATTAATTTCTGATATCACACCTATGTTCTCCAATCA CTGGTGCAATATTAAAGCTCTTCCTGGTGCGGATAGGTTGATTAAACATCTGAGAAGTCATGAAGTGCCATTGGCATTGGCTTCAAACTCTCCAAGAGAGAGCATagaaactaaaatttcctttcatcaTG GTTGGAAGGAATCCTTTTCTGTCATCATTGGTGGTGATGAAGTGAGTGCAGGGAAGCCTTCCCCTGAAAT GTATCTTGAAGCAGCTAAACGGCTAAATGCTGAACCTTCCGGCTGCCTTGTCATTGAAGATTCTCT ACCAGGTGTCACAGCTGGTAAGGCTGCTGGAATGGAAGTGGTGGTTGTACCCTCCCTTCCAAAGCAATCCAACTCTTTTACTGCAGCGGATGAGGTGATCAATTCCTTACTTGATTTTCGACCTGAAAAGTGGGGCCTCCCTCCATTCCAAGATT GGGTAGAAGATACTTTGCCGTTGACACCTTGGCACATTGGTGGTCCTGTAATCAAGGGTTTCGGGCGTGGCTCAAAAGTGCTTGGAATCCCTACTG ctAATTTATCCACAGATGGATGTGCAGCTCTCGTATCAGAACATCCTGCAGGGGTATATTTTGGTTGGGCTGGATTATCAGATCGTCGTATGGTTTACAAAATGGTCATGAGTATTGGTTGGAATCCATATTTCAACAACACTGAAAAGACTATT GAGCCATGGTTGCTACATGACTTTGATGAAGATTTTTACGGCGAGGATTTGCGACTTGTTATAGTTGGCTACATTCGTCCCGAG GCAAACTTTTCAACCCTCGACAGCTTGATAGCAAAGATTCACGAGGACAGGAAAATTGCAGAAAGAGCTCTTGATCTTCCATTGTACTCAAAATTCAAGGATGACCCATACTTGATAAGTTCAGAGGCCTGA